The genomic stretch GTGGCTAGGTTGGCTAAGTTTACCGCGATCAAATCAGCCTGTTTGCCCACTTCAATACTGCCAATTTTATCCTGCAATCCCAATGCTGTCGCGCCATTGATGGTGGCCATCTCAATCGCTTGCCACGCCGGTACGGCTTCGGGGTTGCCGCTTTGACCTTTGGCCAAGAGTGCGGCAAGGCGCATTTCGGCAAATAGATCGAGTTTATTATTGCTCGCCGCACCATCGGTACCGATGCCGACATTGACGCCCGCGGCGATTTGATCAGTGATACGAGCAAGGCCCGAGGCTAGTTTTAAATTACTCGCCGGGTTGTGTGCGATGTGCACGCCTTTTTTGGCGAGCAGGGCAATTTCGGCATCGCTCGTGTGCACCATGTGCGCGGCAACCAGTGGACTATCGAGTAGGCCAAGCGCCGCCAAGCGCTCGAGCGGGCGCACGCCATATTGCTTGATACTGTCGTTGATCTCGTCCAGCGTCTCGTGAATATGGCAATGAATGCTCAGCTCCAACTCATCCGCCAAAGTAATGATGCGGCGGAAGGTGTCGTCGCTTACGGTGTACGGTGCGTGCGGGGCGAGGGTAAATTGCACCAATTTTTCGCCCAAAAATTCATCACGGCAGGCGAGCGCTTTGCGGATGTAATCATCGGCGTTGCTCGCGTACGGTGTTGGGAATTCTAAAATCGCGCAGCCAACGGTAATGCGAAAATCTGTATCTAGGGCTGCTCTGGCCACTGCGCCATGGTGAAAATAAGCGTCGTTGCAGCAGGTGGTGCCACCGGCAATCATCTCGGCAATCGCCAGCTTAGTGCCGTCAAACACAAATTGATCGCTAACATGTTTGGCTTCGGCCGGCCAAATGTGCTCGTTCAGCCAGCGCATTAGCGGTAAATCGTCGGCAAAGCCGCGCAACAAGGTCATCGCCGAATGCGTGTGCAGATTAATCAAGCCCGGCATCAGTGCATGATCGGGTAGTTTGATGATTTCTGCGTCAGGATATTGGGCGAGTGCTTGCGCTTGTGGTTCGATAGCGATGATCTGCTCGCCATTGATCACAACCGCGTAATCGGTATAAACAGCTTGACGTGGCACAACCGGAATAATCCAGCGTGGCAAAAGAATTTGAACAGTCATTGGCGGGGTAGGTGAGGCATCAGATGTGGCTTATTTTACGCCAGAAATGCAAAAAGCCGACCTTGCGGTCGGCTTTTCTTGTATTCGGTAAAACCGAATTACTGAGCAGCAACTGCAGAAGCAGCAGAAGCAACTTCAGAAGCAGCTTCAACAGCAGCAGAAGCAACTTCAGAAGCAGCAGTTTCAACTGCAGAAGCAGCTTCAACTACAGCAGAAGCAGCTTCAGTAGCTGGTTTTTCGCCACAAGCAGACAAAGCAGCAGCCAACAAAGCAGCAACGATCAGAGATTGTTTCATTTTAATTTCCTTTAAAGGTAAGTTTGATTTACTAACTATTAGGTAACTGGCTTACAGCCAATTGCCTTAAATTCACTTCGGTGTGTGTTTGTTCACAACCAACGGACTGAATTCTAATCAGCTCATCGGTAAATTGCTAGTGCTGGAGCCGGTTTTACGCCGGGTAATCTGCTACTTCATGTAACGCAGTGTACATCCTTATAAATCAAGACGTTGCAATGCACTTGTTGAAGTGGATTGTTCCCAGAGTGTCGCAAATTGTTGTTTCAGCAAGGCCGTGGTTTTGGCGTCGCTGCCTAATTCACCGCGATACCAGTCGTAATGATGGCGAATTAAGTAATTCAGCTGATCTGCAATGAGCCAACCTTTTTGCCAATGCTTTAAATGTTCAGGAATCACGCGCAATTCAATTAAATGACCAAAACGATCCAGTAATTGAATAAAGCGTGGGCATTGTTGCGCGAGAAAGTCTGCTTTGGCGACGAGTAGTTGCATGCGCCCTGGTGAGCTTTGTGAAAAGAAGGCCCACAATGCTTTTTGATTGCTTAAGCAGCCCAAATCACTCTCAGCAAAATCGTTTTCGCAAAGAATAAGGGTATGCCTCGCTTGGCTAATAACAGTCGAGAATGCCTTTTGATACCCTGCTCGAGTATCAAAAGGCTGCGCGCTGTCATTCTGCGCAGGGGTGTAGGTAGCCATATTCGTGATAGCTATAAAGTAAATCGACTAATTCATCAGAATACTCGCCTGCCGGCAGTGCGCGGGTGTTGGCCAGTGTGTGTAAATGCGCTAAATCTTCGTCGCTGGCCTCGTCAAACTCAACTTCCTCGCCATTAATATAGAGCTGTGTCTCGCTGTAGAGCATCTGACTCTTTAGATCGAGCTCAATGCCGCGTGTGCTGATGGCTTCGGCGAAATCGTCAAAATCCAGTGGCTCGCTAGTTCGATCAAAGAAAACGTGCGGCTTGGGCTCAGAAAAATAGCGGCCGATAAATTGGCGCACCGTATCGTCGTTCCACTGCACTTGTTTGAGCATATCGCTAATTTGCGCCACAAACGCGTTGTCGATCTTGGCAGGGTTACTTGTTGCTTTGGCGTTAGGGTCGCTATACATGCCCTCTAAGCAAATTTCGTCCTGTAAAAACTCAAGAAATTTGGTCGCCATTTCTTGTGTTTTGGGGGCTCTAAAACCGACCGAATACGTCATGCCTGGGGTCAAAGCCACGCCGTAGTGCGCGTATTTAGGGGGCAAGTACAGCATATCGCCGTGTTCCAACACCCATTCCTGTTCGGGGTTGAAGTCTTTTAAAACCCGAATCGGCGCGTCTTCAATAAAGCCGCTGGCGTCATCGCTGGAAATTTGCCAGCGTTTTTGCCCGCCCACTTGCAGCAAAAATACGTCATACGAGTCATAATGCGGCCCCACTGTGCCGCCAGGCGGCGCGTACGAGATCATCACGTCGTCTAAACGCGTGTACGGCAGGAAACTAAATTGATATAAAAAGTCGGCGATATGAGGAACCAAGTGGTTCACATTCGACACCAAAATAGTCCAATCGGTTTCGGGAAGGCGATTAAGGCGGTTGACGCTGAACGGGCCGTGTTCGAGCTTCCAGCGGCCATTGTTAAATTCAATCAGGCGTGATTCCACATCGTCGCGCTGGGCGAATTCAGATAAACGCGCGAAATCGATCAGCTCTGGAAAATGAGTCCATGCCTGACGAATCAACAAAGGTTTTTTTTGCCAGTATTCGGCCAAAAATTGTTCGGGGCTTAAATTTCCCAATAGGGCAACATCAAATGGTGTTTTAGGCATGGCTTATTACTATAAAGAAAAAAACGAGTCGTTCGCCGCCTCGCAGTTGCGTGGCTAGGCGCGCAGGCCCAAATATAAAAGTGATTGCACAATACACAGCACCTGATCATCGCTGATGATACTTGTTGGTGTTCTGCAGTCCGATAATAAACGTATTATTGCACCGACTGGAGATCCAATGCTCAATGTAGGCGATTTAGCTCCTGATTTTTCTTTACCCGATGCTGCGATGGAGATGGTGCAGCTGAGCCAATTTCGCGGCAAAAAAAATGTCGTGTTGTACTTTTTTAACAAAGACCATACGCCAGGCGGCATTGTTGAAGCGGTCGAGTTTTCAGATTTGGTTGACGCATTCTCGCAATATCAAACCATTATTCTGGGCGTGAGTTTGGACGATTGCCTTGCCCACGATAGTTTTATTGATGAGCAAGGGCTGTCGTTTGATTTGTTGTCCGATACCGAGATCGAAGTCAGTCGCTTGTACCATACAGTGCACGAATGGGAAGCGCAGGGCGTGGTAAGATACGGTATAGAACGTTCTACATTTGTGATCGATCAATCTGGGGTGATTCGACATGCTTTATATCATGTCACCCCGAAGGGCCACGCGGCCGAAATTTTAAACCTTGTAAAACAGCTAGGATAAACACTATGCAAATCGCCAAAAATTCCGTTGTTACACTGACTTATGAAATGTACAACGCCGAAGGCAATCTGATCGACAAAACCGAAGAACCGATTGCGTACTTGCATGGCGGTTACGACAATATCCTGCCGCTGGTAGAAGAAGCGCTGCACGGCAAAGCCGTGGGTGATAGCGTTGAAGTGACAATGTCTCCTGACGACGCCTTTGGTGAGTTCGAGCCTGACTTGGTGCGTGACGAAGAAAAAGATAGCTTCCCACCTGAAGTATCAGTGGGCATGATGTTTGAAGCGGATGATCCTGAAACAGGCGAAGTGATCTTGTTCCGTGTGACTGAAGTTGAAGGTAATAAAGTGACTGTGGATGGTAACCACCCATTCGCTGGCATGACGATTCGCTTCGTGGCCAAAGTGACTGCAGTGCGTGAAGCTAATGCTGAAGAATTGGCGCACGGTCACGTACACGGTGAGCACGGTCATCACCACTAAGATAGTCCATGCCGCTTAGCGGTAGGCTAATCAAATAAAGGCGGAGAAATCCGCCTTTATTTTTTGTTGGGGCATGAATGTTTGCCAATAGTGGGGCAAGGCTACGGATGTTGCAATCTTGCA from Chitinibacter sp. SCUT-21 encodes the following:
- a CDS encoding TRZ/ATZ family hydrolase; translation: MTVQILLPRWIIPVVPRQAVYTDYAVVINGEQIIAIEPQAQALAQYPDAEIIKLPDHALMPGLINLHTHSAMTLLRGFADDLPLMRWLNEHIWPAEAKHVSDQFVFDGTKLAIAEMIAGGTTCCNDAYFHHGAVARAALDTDFRITVGCAILEFPTPYASNADDYIRKALACRDEFLGEKLVQFTLAPHAPYTVSDDTFRRIITLADELELSIHCHIHETLDEINDSIKQYGVRPLERLAALGLLDSPLVAAHMVHTSDAEIALLAKKGVHIAHNPASNLKLASGLARITDQIAAGVNVGIGTDGAASNNKLDLFAEMRLAALLAKGQSGNPEAVPAWQAIEMATINGATALGLQDKIGSIEVGKQADLIAVNLANLATQPCYDPVSHLVYAADRSQVSDVWIAGRAVYRHYEHQSLDYAEVLSTARHWQHKIQASQ
- a CDS encoding cupin domain-containing protein, whose translation is MPKTPFDVALLGNLSPEQFLAEYWQKKPLLIRQAWTHFPELIDFARLSEFAQRDDVESRLIEFNNGRWKLEHGPFSVNRLNRLPETDWTILVSNVNHLVPHIADFLYQFSFLPYTRLDDVMISYAPPGGTVGPHYDSYDVFLLQVGGQKRWQISSDDASGFIEDAPIRVLKDFNPEQEWVLEHGDMLYLPPKYAHYGVALTPGMTYSVGFRAPKTQEMATKFLEFLQDEICLEGMYSDPNAKATSNPAKIDNAFVAQISDMLKQVQWNDDTVRQFIGRYFSEPKPHVFFDRTSEPLDFDDFAEAISTRGIELDLKSQMLYSETQLYINGEEVEFDEASDEDLAHLHTLANTRALPAGEYSDELVDLLYSYHEYGYLHPCAE
- a CDS encoding peroxiredoxin; amino-acid sequence: MLNVGDLAPDFSLPDAAMEMVQLSQFRGKKNVVLYFFNKDHTPGGIVEAVEFSDLVDAFSQYQTIILGVSLDDCLAHDSFIDEQGLSFDLLSDTEIEVSRLYHTVHEWEAQGVVRYGIERSTFVIDQSGVIRHALYHVTPKGHAAEILNLVKQLG
- a CDS encoding peptidylprolyl isomerase yields the protein MQIAKNSVVTLTYEMYNAEGNLIDKTEEPIAYLHGGYDNILPLVEEALHGKAVGDSVEVTMSPDDAFGEFEPDLVRDEEKDSFPPEVSVGMMFEADDPETGEVILFRVTEVEGNKVTVDGNHPFAGMTIRFVAKVTAVREANAEELAHGHVHGEHGHHH